The proteins below come from a single Cannabis sativa cultivar Pink pepper isolate KNU-18-1 chromosome 3, ASM2916894v1, whole genome shotgun sequence genomic window:
- the LOC133036262 gene encoding uncharacterized protein LOC133036262, with protein MEVSIRFASSLFVLIMLYVRYSSGQSYPAASNIKLLGYVRSTCTTIGVAGPEESPMHFQKEIIFNNGVPSAPDDHEFGNKMNGGRKMMIQSKKHMELVFLDEEDRQGILKPKISTSHRRLKAKRADVIAFNSDYHVPRPHPPKNN; from the exons ATGGAGGTGTCTATAAGATTTGCTAGCTCTCTATTTGTATTAATTATGTTATATGTAAGATATTCCAGTGGACAATCATATCCag CCGCTTCAAACATAAAATTATTGGGTTATGTAAGAAGTACTTGTACTACAATTGGAGTTGCTGGGCCAGAAGAGTCTCCAATGCATTTTCAAAAG GaaattattttcaataatgGTGTTCCCAGTGCACCTGATGATCATGAATTCGGAAATAAAATGAATGGAGGAAGGAAAATGATGATACAGTCTAAAAAACATATGgaattagttttcttagacgAAGAAGATAGGCAAGGAATTCTAAAGCCAAAAATTAGTACCAGTCATCGTCGGTTGAAGGCCAAAAGGGCTGATGTTATAGCTTTCAATTCTGATTATCATGTTCCTAGACCTCATCCACCAAAAAACAACTAA